In the genome of Montipora foliosa isolate CH-2021 chromosome 3, ASM3666993v2, whole genome shotgun sequence, one region contains:
- the LOC137996686 gene encoding ADP-ribosylation factor-like protein 6 isoform X1 has product MGVFDKLASWLGLKKKEINVLCIGLDNSGKTTIINKLKPKETQAQDIVPTVGFTVEKFMSQSLNFTVFDMSGQGRYRNLWEHYYKLVFEERGKLVEYTKKNLSEQNREPTNQLTAQAVIFVLDSSDHLRMVVAKEELDFLLSHSDIASRRGLPILFFANKMDCKDALSAVQCSKKMGLDSMSDKPWHICASNALTGDGLNEGVEWLTDQIRSQ; this is encoded by the exons ATGGGTGTTTTCGACAAGCTAGCGAGCTGGCTGGGTttaaaaaagaaggaaataaaCGTTCTTTGTATTGGGCTTGATAACAGCGGAAAGACAACAATAATTAACAAACTTAAACCGAAGGAG acACAAGCACAAGATATTGTACCGACCGTAGGCTTCACTGTGGAAAAATTCATGTCACAGAG CCTCAACTTTACCGTGTTTGATATGTCAGGACAGGGAAGATATAGAAATCTATGGGAACATTATTACAA gttggtttttgaggagagaggaaaactggTGGAGTAcacgaagaaaaacctctcagagcagaatagagaaccaacaaaccaGCT AACAGCACAAGCAGTAATATTTGTGTTAGACAGTAGTGACCATCTAAGAATGGTAGTCGCAAAGGAAGAGTTAGACTTTTTATTATCACATTCAG ATATTGCCTCCAGGAGGGGACttcctattttattttttgccaaTAAAATGGATTGTAAAGATGCTCTTTCTGCTGTACAG TGTTCAAAAAAGATGGGCTTGGATTCCATGAGTGATAAACCTTGGCACATATG TGCTAGTAATGCTCTGACAGGAGACGGACTCAATGAAGGAGTTGAGTGGCTCACAG ATCAAATTCGCTCTCAATAG
- the LOC137996686 gene encoding ADP-ribosylation factor-like protein 6 isoform X2, with product MGVFDKLASWLGLKKKEINVLCIGLDNSGKTTIINKLKPKETQAQDIVPTVGFTVEKFMSQSLNFTVFDMSGQGRYRNLWEHYYKTAQAVIFVLDSSDHLRMVVAKEELDFLLSHSDIASRRGLPILFFANKMDCKDALSAVQCSKKMGLDSMSDKPWHICASNALTGDGLNEGVEWLTDQIRSQ from the exons ATGGGTGTTTTCGACAAGCTAGCGAGCTGGCTGGGTttaaaaaagaaggaaataaaCGTTCTTTGTATTGGGCTTGATAACAGCGGAAAGACAACAATAATTAACAAACTTAAACCGAAGGAG acACAAGCACAAGATATTGTACCGACCGTAGGCTTCACTGTGGAAAAATTCATGTCACAGAG CCTCAACTTTACCGTGTTTGATATGTCAGGACAGGGAAGATATAGAAATCTATGGGAACATTATTACAA AACAGCACAAGCAGTAATATTTGTGTTAGACAGTAGTGACCATCTAAGAATGGTAGTCGCAAAGGAAGAGTTAGACTTTTTATTATCACATTCAG ATATTGCCTCCAGGAGGGGACttcctattttattttttgccaaTAAAATGGATTGTAAAGATGCTCTTTCTGCTGTACAG TGTTCAAAAAAGATGGGCTTGGATTCCATGAGTGATAAACCTTGGCACATATG TGCTAGTAATGCTCTGACAGGAGACGGACTCAATGAAGGAGTTGAGTGGCTCACAG ATCAAATTCGCTCTCAATAG